The following are from one region of the Brevinematales bacterium genome:
- a CDS encoding sigma-70 family RNA polymerase sigma factor: MNGEIETDIMADEIDLWAEKSRSGDRVAFGKLYDRFMPPIYRFVYYRVYNKGLAEDLTSQTFLKAVENIASYDRKKGKFSSWLYRIARNLVIDYYRSRKKTVELDETWDIASDIDIEDDAHRKDMVERLKGLMCILSGEQREIVVMRLWQELPYNEIAGILGKTEAGCKMMFSRAIARLRDEADFLAVVILFLVTGMTG; the protein is encoded by the coding sequence ATGAACGGTGAAATTGAGACCGATATCATGGCCGACGAAATCGACCTGTGGGCGGAAAAGAGCCGTAGCGGCGACCGGGTCGCGTTCGGGAAACTTTACGACCGCTTCATGCCGCCGATTTACCGGTTCGTCTATTACCGGGTGTACAACAAGGGTCTCGCGGAGGATTTGACCTCGCAGACATTCCTGAAGGCGGTGGAGAATATCGCGAGCTACGACCGGAAGAAAGGGAAGTTCTCATCGTGGCTCTACCGCATCGCCCGGAACCTGGTGATCGACTATTACCGTTCGCGGAAGAAAACAGTCGAGCTCGATGAGACATGGGATATCGCTTCGGATATCGACATCGAGGACGACGCGCACCGGAAGGATATGGTCGAACGGCTCAAGGGTCTGATGTGCATCCTCTCCGGGGAACAGCGCGAAATCGTGGTCATGCGGTTATGGCAGGAGCTCCCGTACAACGAGATTGCCGGAATTTTAGGCAAGACCGAAGCGGGATGCAAGATGATGTTCTCCCGCGCGATCGCGAGGCTTCGGGATGAAGCGGACTTTTTAGCGGTTGTGATCCTGTTTCTCGTCACAGGAATGACGGGATAG